A window of the Salarias fasciatus chromosome 7, fSalaFa1.1, whole genome shotgun sequence genome harbors these coding sequences:
- the LOC115392144 gene encoding dispanin subfamily A member 2b-like, with translation MNPHAAAATPMYPLNQGDAAPGQPQGSSVVHYTTVNVAPEPPRDHIVWSICCLLYSNPFCLGLVALIFSVKARDRKLAGDLEGARYHGRIACILNIISTVLVSILTLALIIVMAVAIHTTTAYYNHHSYGK, from the exons ATGAACCCTCACGCCGCAGCCGCCACTCCGATGTACCCGCTCAACCAGGGCGACGCGGCCCCAGGCCAGCCTCAAGGCTCCTCTGTGGTTCATTACACCACTGTGAACGTGGCCCCAGAGCCCCCCAGAGACCACATCGTCTGGTCCATCTGCTGCCTCCTCTACTCCAACCCTTTCTGCCTCGGACTGGTGGCTCTCATCTTCTCCGTCAAG GCCAGAGACAGGAAGCTGGCCGGGGATCTGGAAGGTGCCCGTTACCACGGAAGGATCGCCTGCATACTCAACATTATCTCCACTGTCCTGGTCTCAATCCTGACCTTGGCTTTAATAATTGTAATGGCTGTCGCAATTCATACTACCACAGCATATTACAACCATCACTCATACGGAAAATGA
- the cat gene encoding catalase has protein sequence MADNREKTTDQMKIWKDDRASQKPDVLTTGAGHPIGDKLNLQTAGPRGPLLVQDVVFTDEMAHFDRERIPERVVHAKGAGAFGYFEVTHDISRYSKAKVFEHVGKTTPIAIRFSTVAGESGSADTVRDPRGFAVKFYTDEGNWDLTGNNTPIFFIKDALLFPSFIHSQKRNPQTHMKDPDMVWDFWSLRPESLHQVTFLFSDRGIPDGHRHMNGYGSHTFKLVNARGERFYCKFHFKTDQGIKNLSVEEADRLAASNPDYAIGDLYNAIANGNFPSWTFYIQVMTFEQAEKFPFNPFDLTKVWSHKDYPLIPVGRIVLNRNPVNYFAEVEQLAFDPSNMPPGIEPSPDKMLQGRLFSYPDTHRHRLGANYLHIPVNCPFRTRVSNYQRDGPMCMFDNQGGAPNYYPNSFSAPETQPQFMESKFHVSPDVARYNTDDEDNVTQVRAFYNQVLNEEERERLCQNLAGALKGAQLFIQRRMVENLKAVDQDYGSRVQTLLNKYNAEAQKNKPPRVYSRPGASAIAASSKM, from the exons ATGGCCGACAACCGGGAGAAGACCACCGACCAGATGAAGATCTGGAAGGACGACAGAGCCTCACAG AAACCAGATGTGCTGACCACGGGGGCCGGCCACCCCATTGGGGACAAGCTGAACCTGCAGACTGCAGGACCCAGAggacccctgctggtccaggATGTGGTCTTCACTGATGAGATGGCCCACTTCGACCGGGAGCGCATCCCCGAGAGGGTGGTGCACGCTAAAGGAGCGG GAGCGTTCGGCTACTTCGAGGTGACTCATGATATCTCTCGCTACTCCAAGGCCAAGGTGTTCGAACACGTCGGAAAAACCACACCGATCGCTATCCGCTTCTCCACAGTGG ccgGTGAGTCTGGGTCCGCAGACACCGTCCGGGATCCCCGAGGCTTCGCGGTGAAGTTCTACACCGATGAGGGGAACTGGGATTTGACGGGCAACAACACCCCCATTTTCTTCATCAAGGACGCTCTCCTg tttccatccttcatccattcCCAGAAGCGTAATCCACAGACCCACATGAAAGACCCGGACATGGTGTGGGACTTCTGGAGTCTGAGGCCGGAGAGTCTGCATCAG GTGACTTTCCTGTTCAGTGACCGTGGCATTCCCGACGGCCACCGTCACATGAACGGCTACGGCTCCCACACCTTCAAACTGGTCAACGCCCGCGGCGAGCGATTCTACTGCAAGTTCCACTTCAag ACTGATCAGGGAATAAAGAACCTGTCCGTCGAGGAGGCCGACCGCCTGGCAGCCAGCAACCCGGATTACGCCATCGGCGACTTGTACAACGCCATCGCCAACGGCAACTTCCCGTCCTGGACCTTCTACATCCAGGTCATGACCTTCGAGCAGGCCGAGAAGTTCCCGTTCAACCCGTTCGATCTGACTAAG GTGTGGTCGCATAAGGACTACCCTCTGATCCCTGTGGGGAGAATCGTCCTCAACAGGAACCCCGTCAACTACTTTgcggaggtggagcagctggcgTTTGATCCCAGCAACATGCCCCCGGGCATCGAGCCCAGCCCCGACAAGATGCTGCAG GGTCGCCTCTTCTCCTACCCAGACACACACCGCCACCGCCTGGGGGCGAACTACCTGCACATCCCCGTCAACTGCCCCTTCAGGACCCGCGTGTCAAACTACCAGCGCGACGGGCCCATGTGCATGTTTGACAACCAGG GTGGCGCTCCAAACTACTACCCCAACAGCTTCAGCGCCCCGGAGACCCAGCCTCAGTTCATGGAGTCCAAGTTCCACGTGTCTCCAGATGTGGCCCGGTACAACACTGACGACGAAGACAACGTCACACAG GTGCGAGCGTTCTACAATCAAGTGCTGAATGAGGAGGAGCGTGAGCGGCTGTGTCAGAACCTGGCCGGAGCGCTGAAGGGAGCCCAGCTCTTCATCCAGAGGCGCATG gtggAGAACTTGAAGGCCGTTGATCAAGACTACGGGAGCAGGGTCCAGACCCTCCTCAACAAGTACAACGCAGAGGCCCAGAAG AACAAACCGCCACGCGTCTACAGCCGTCCCGGAGCTTCAGCCATCGCTGCGTCCTCCAAGATGTGA